A window of Rufibacter sp. LB8 contains these coding sequences:
- a CDS encoding T9SS type A sorting domain-containing protein — protein sequence MKHFFTLLLLLCTLGSWAQSLTITESAGWLESAYVKWQPVTNAESYNVYYSGEGITDQKIDNQLIRSYGTYMRADVLGLKAGSYTLKIKPVVAGVEGAATQTAALTVKAQDRTGFAFSNGRVPGGYQADGTVKANAVILYITQNTKNTVSLNVTGATVNPCVGLQTILDGFKKGRDNRPLIIRMVGQITDLATMQSGDIVIENNNNANSHITLEGVGDDAVADGWGIRIKNASNVEVRNLGSMNVNSDEGDNIGLQQENEYIWIHHVDFFYGDAGSDADQAKGDGALDNKRSTYVTFAYNHFWDAGKSNLVGLNEGTTQGLFITFHHNWYDHSDSRHPRVRYYSAHVYNNYYDGNSKYGVGSTLGSSVFVEGNYFRNCKYPMLTSMQGSDVYSEAKQANDYNNMGTFSGEDGGTIKAFNNFMIGQRRFVPYAAAGFPNATRDFDAYVATTRNEAVPATVVSAYGTNTYNNFDTNAAVMYAYTPDSPEEAKANVMQYAGRVNGGDFKWTFNNAVDDASYDVNAPLKAALVNYRTSLVSVQGDVAPVTGGDGDGEDEGDGGNTGGTSEEGMVHNFTTAGSTSSFYRITGSLSDSKGTVTYNGLTLTQCLKIESATNITFTTTRESTLTLVFNSDLSGKIKVNGTDQTITAGRMTMTLPAGTHQITKNSTANLYYMSTAYTGAPLSSREQSETAIKVYPNPATDQVLVTYQQQKVFSLYNATGSLVKTGTTNQALDLKDVKAGLYIVVIKSDNGQVWTSRLIKR from the coding sequence ATGAAACATTTCTTTACGCTTCTCTTACTGCTCTGCACCCTGGGTTCCTGGGCGCAGTCCCTCACCATCACAGAATCTGCGGGCTGGCTGGAATCAGCGTATGTGAAATGGCAACCGGTGACCAACGCCGAAAGCTACAATGTGTATTACAGCGGCGAAGGCATCACTGACCAGAAAATTGACAACCAACTCATCCGGAGCTATGGGACCTACATGCGCGCCGATGTGCTGGGCTTGAAAGCCGGTTCGTACACGCTTAAAATTAAACCGGTGGTGGCCGGGGTGGAAGGGGCCGCCACGCAAACGGCCGCCTTAACGGTTAAGGCGCAGGACCGCACGGGTTTCGCGTTCAGCAACGGGCGGGTACCGGGCGGTTACCAAGCAGACGGTACCGTTAAAGCCAACGCCGTGATTCTGTACATCACGCAGAACACCAAAAACACGGTTTCTTTGAACGTGACGGGCGCCACCGTAAATCCATGTGTGGGGCTGCAGACTATTTTAGATGGTTTTAAAAAGGGAAGAGACAATCGCCCGTTGATCATCAGAATGGTAGGTCAAATCACTGACCTGGCCACCATGCAAAGCGGCGACATAGTCATTGAAAACAACAACAACGCCAACAGCCACATCACTTTGGAAGGCGTAGGCGATGACGCCGTGGCCGACGGCTGGGGCATCAGAATCAAAAACGCCTCTAACGTGGAAGTCCGCAACCTGGGCTCCATGAATGTGAACAGTGACGAAGGCGACAACATTGGCCTGCAACAGGAGAACGAGTACATCTGGATTCACCATGTGGACTTTTTCTACGGTGACGCCGGCAGTGACGCTGACCAGGCCAAAGGCGACGGCGCCCTGGACAACAAGCGTTCCACGTACGTGACCTTCGCCTATAACCACTTCTGGGATGCCGGTAAAAGCAACCTGGTAGGTTTGAACGAAGGCACCACGCAAGGTTTGTTCATCACGTTCCACCACAACTGGTATGACCACTCAGACTCGCGTCACCCGCGGGTGCGTTATTACTCGGCGCACGTGTACAACAACTATTATGACGGCAACTCTAAGTATGGCGTAGGTTCTACCTTGGGCTCGTCGGTGTTTGTGGAGGGCAATTACTTCCGCAATTGCAAGTACCCTATGCTCACTTCCATGCAGGGCTCAGATGTGTACAGCGAAGCCAAGCAGGCAAACGATTACAACAACATGGGCACTTTCTCCGGCGAAGATGGCGGCACTATCAAAGCCTTCAACAATTTCATGATCGGCCAGCGTCGGTTTGTACCGTATGCCGCAGCCGGTTTCCCCAACGCCACCCGTGATTTCGACGCATATGTAGCCACTACCCGCAACGAAGCCGTTCCGGCCACCGTGGTGTCTGCCTACGGAACCAACACCTACAACAACTTTGACACCAACGCCGCGGTGATGTACGCCTACACGCCAGATAGCCCCGAGGAAGCTAAAGCCAACGTGATGCAATACGCCGGCCGCGTGAACGGTGGTGACTTTAAATGGACGTTTAACAATGCCGTGGATGATGCGTCATACGATGTGAACGCACCCTTGAAAGCCGCGTTGGTGAACTATAGAACCAGCCTGGTTTCTGTGCAAGGCGATGTAGCCCCGGTAACAGGTGGCGATGGAGACGGAGAAGATGAAGGCGACGGCGGCAACACCGGCGGCACGTCTGAGGAAGGCATGGTCCACAACTTCACCACGGCCGGCAGCACGAGTTCGTTCTACCGCATCACGGGCAGTTTGTCAGACTCCAAAGGAACGGTGACTTACAATGGCTTAACCCTTACACAATGCCTTAAAATTGAATCAGCCACCAACATCACCTTTACTACTACCAGAGAAAGCACACTCACGCTAGTTTTCAATAGTGATTTAAGTGGAAAGATTAAAGTGAATGGAACTGACCAGACCATTACGGCTGGTAGAATGACCATGACGCTCCCGGCTGGTACCCACCAAATCACCAAAAATTCTACCGCTAACTTGTACTACATGAGCACCGCGTACACCGGGGCGCCATTGAGTTCAAGAGAGCAATCTGAAACGGCCATTAAGGTTTATCCAAATCCTGCCACCGACCAAGTACTGGTGACCTACCAGCAGCAGAAGGTATTCTCACTGTACAACGCCACGGGTTCTCTGGTAAAAACCGGCACCACCAACCAAGCCCTTGACCTCAAAGACGTGAAAGCCGGCCTCTACATTGTGGTCATCAAAAGCGACAACGGACAAGTTTGGACGTCTAGATTGATTAAGAGATAA
- a CDS encoding NifU family protein has product MVENALNEILLQRVEQALDSIRPYLKTDGGDVKVLEITEDFVVNLELVGACGSCPMSAMTFKGGIEQAIMRAVPEIKAVLAVNLTPMDAF; this is encoded by the coding sequence ATGGTAGAGAACGCATTAAACGAAATTTTACTCCAGCGTGTGGAGCAAGCCCTGGACTCCATCAGGCCGTATTTAAAGACCGATGGCGGTGATGTGAAGGTCCTGGAAATCACCGAGGACTTTGTGGTGAACCTGGAGTTGGTAGGTGCCTGCGGTTCTTGCCCTATGTCTGCCATGACCTTCAAAGGCGGCATTGAGCAGGCTATTATGCGCGCTGTGCCGGAGATTAAAGCGGTTTTAGCCGTGAACCTTACGCCTATGGATGCCTTTTAG
- a CDS encoding Mrp/NBP35 family ATP-binding protein, with product MAITQEDVLKALSYVEEPDLGKDLVTLNMIEDVQINGLDVAFTVILTTPACPLKDLIRNACIRAIHMMVDKEANVTVNMTSRVTSARQDNQTLLKGVKNIIAVASGKGGVGKSTLTANLAVALAQSGAKVGLVDADISGPSVPTMFGVEDAKPAVYRMPDGRNLIEPIEKYGIKLMSIGFLAPSESAVVWRGPMASSALKQFITEVDWGELDYLLIDLPPGTSDIHLTLVQTVPVTGAIIVTTPQKVAIADAVKGLQMFRQPQINVPILGLVENMAYFTPAELPENKYYIFGQSGGKDLAERYGVPFIGEVPLVQSIRESGDAGAPQILQEGTPAALAFYDIAQEVARQISVRNASLAKTKIVEIKV from the coding sequence ATGGCTATTACCCAAGAAGACGTATTAAAAGCCCTCAGCTATGTAGAGGAACCAGACCTGGGTAAGGATTTGGTGACCCTGAACATGATTGAGGACGTACAGATAAATGGGTTAGACGTTGCCTTCACGGTGATTCTAACCACGCCTGCCTGTCCGCTTAAAGACCTGATCCGGAACGCCTGTATCAGGGCAATTCACATGATGGTGGACAAAGAGGCGAACGTAACGGTCAACATGACTTCGCGCGTAACCTCGGCCCGCCAAGACAACCAAACCCTGCTGAAAGGCGTGAAGAACATCATTGCGGTGGCTTCGGGCAAAGGCGGTGTGGGCAAATCTACGTTGACCGCCAACCTGGCCGTAGCTTTGGCCCAATCTGGCGCGAAGGTGGGCTTGGTCGATGCTGACATCTCGGGCCCAAGTGTGCCTACCATGTTTGGCGTGGAAGATGCCAAGCCCGCTGTATACCGCATGCCTGACGGCCGCAACCTGATTGAGCCCATTGAGAAATACGGCATCAAACTGATGTCTATCGGTTTCCTGGCGCCGTCTGAGAGCGCAGTGGTGTGGCGCGGCCCCATGGCCAGCTCGGCTCTGAAGCAGTTTATTACCGAAGTAGATTGGGGCGAACTGGATTATTTGCTGATTGACTTGCCGCCGGGAACCAGCGACATCCACTTGACGTTGGTGCAGACAGTACCGGTCACCGGCGCCATTATTGTGACCACGCCGCAGAAAGTGGCCATTGCCGATGCCGTGAAAGGTTTGCAGATGTTCCGTCAGCCCCAGATTAACGTACCTATCCTGGGTTTGGTGGAGAACATGGCCTATTTTACGCCCGCAGAACTTCCTGAGAATAAATATTATATCTTTGGACAAAGCGGTGGCAAAGACTTGGCAGAGCGCTACGGCGTACCGTTTATCGGTGAGGTGCCATTGGTACAGAGCATACGCGAAAGCGGTGACGCCGGTGCCCCGCAGATTCTGCAGGAAGGTACTCCCGCCGCCCTCGCGTTTTATGACATAGCGCAGGAAGTGGCCCGCCAGATTTCGGTACGGAACGCCAGCCTGGCCAAAACGAAGATAGTAGAAATTAAAGTGTAA